The Drosophila innubila isolate TH190305 chromosome 3R unlocalized genomic scaffold, UK_Dinn_1.0 2_E_3R, whole genome shotgun sequence genome has a segment encoding these proteins:
- the LOC117790922 gene encoding uncharacterized protein LOC117790922 isoform X1, producing MVTSCKLDSQSVVAVPKMNSVRTRKPASSNSNSSGFRLLDGDQLENNSSVSRNSIYKLKIDLMFDDSRSMRSNRLDDPRGSHRTRSIIMYGRSELASTTGDNARSLSSFLQESSESAKVLAEAAKNDVQRISNSVQAQIEQLFTDVAKDATNSFDVTCLGSLPLKDKVTSLQGLQEPLRQLYLDEVTKKKLKSGFLDICATGLRVKINAMSNNKVNEEENESSITPFHNIAVWSAVKFVISESDGGAAFLPLITDPDNIDKTALFQPLSAIEQLAVEQSEHIHAPIFAVVMRSASAPKILECHGFICKSTEDAIVIAATLYQSLMAHVSTNSHRSTKRRTPRQQNGVSCISIASSSALTSSNYLSRSQIAPSLNGRRSSFRSSSGGTGSLAGMSPKHMGLGGSTPSRSTRKKRVSSSSLSSNSNVINEAAEIETSTEERKRKSHKTKRAPPVPAPNLITGGYKAAGGSGRGGNIVCNNGHVNRLHHQHTKKPTDLVGAAAVAAAGDGDILTRVAIPRSGSFLNTGGLTRYKSRAARRTNSGKLGGGGGGAGPFGLVDWHRLNCASSSPLGFSELFNEFRLHENLHSLDDILYAIIDADGMSFNDLKPIYKEFLLKLAVTLTQDELFQRSKNIMRRQKKKKQKRKASVSGSQKKPKSIFFGTKSLKKVFQLGQFSSCRGKLAKPSKETPAPVESSNKRRLTPPIIIGPPTSQSHQQQQRNRAATSGSDVSVVRNEHALQGIHRNSSSGYVSCSECSYDSESCTCASADRCYCSLRTEHLNHKLRQKNERNMAMVKARKPTVGVGAGAGAGNRHSLISCKSDEKCYCSMVEEEPNSTLEHDSANSHSDTTTWCDTDSCVSASKCYCKRTHRRQRANAGATVSEDSLNQQHRSRAATRKAKPTEKLGLDYELFTIGGNSKPVQPHEALSVKKSVEAAAVFADMKLSQTTDIKSLCPPVQKPGMRSINGNASCHSNGSSRRSLYRTRESLSTDRLGNGNVNAMIMPLHMSSSGASHKSCSADDLLINIKALEKAASIRSNVSKSRMASYQSMRAVSASLEDSLGYLP from the exons ATGGTAACCTCCTGCAAACTCGACTCCCAATCAGTTGTGGCAGTTCCAAAAATGAATTCGGTGCGAACCCGTAAACCAGCCAGCAGTAACAGCAACTCATCCGGCTTTCGGCTACTGGACGGCGATCAGCTCGAGAATAATTCGAGTGTCAGTCGAAATTCGATATACAAACTAAAGATCGATCTTATGTTTGACGATTCCAG ATCAATGCGTAGCAACCGCCTCGACGATCCCCGAGGATCGCATCGCACGCGTTCCATCATCATGTATGGACGTAGTGAGCTGGCCAGCACCACCGGCGACAATGCACGATCGCTGAGCAGTTTCCTGCAGGAGTCCAGTGAGTCGGCCAAGGTGCTGGCCGAGGCGGCCAAGAACGATGTGCAACGCATTAGCAACAGTGTGCAGGCTCAGATCGAGCAGCTCTTCACAGACGTGGCCAAGGATGCAACAAATAGTTTCGATGTCACCTGCCTGGGTAGCTTGCCCTTGAAGGACAAGGTGACCAGTCTACAAGGATTGCAGGAGCCACTGCGTCAACTCTATCTCGATGAGGTGACCAAAAAG AAATTAAAGTCGGGATTTTTGGATATATGTGCAACGGGATTACGCGTCAAAATCAACGCCATGTCGAACAACAAAGTGAATGAGGAAGAGAATGAATCGAGCATAACGCCATTTCATAATATTGCCGTATGGTCAGCGGTTAAGTTTGTCATCTCCGAGTCGGATGGAGGAGCGGCATTTCTGCCATTGATAACAGATCCCGACAACATAGACAAGACTGCCTTGTTCCAGCCATTGAG CGCCATTGAGCAGCTGGCTGTGGAGCAGAGTGAGCACATCCATGCACCGATCTTTGCCGTGGTCATGCGTTCGGCGAGTGCTCCAAAGATTCTCGAGTGCCACGGCTTCATCTGCAAGAGCACCGAGGATGCCATTGTCATTGCAGCCACTCTCTATCAGAGTCTGATGGCCCATGTCAGCACCAATTCACATCGCAGCACCAAGAGACGCACACCACGTCAGCAGAATGGTGTCAGCTGCATCAGCATTGCCAGCAGCTCTGCACTGACCAGCTCCAACTATTTATCCCGCTCCCAAATCGCACCCAGTCTCAATGGCAGACGGAGTTCCtttcgcagcagcagcggtggAACGGGCAGCTTGGCGGGCATGAGTCCCAAGCATATGGGTCTGGGTGGATCAACGCCATCGAGATCGACCCGAAAGAAGCGTGTGTCGAGCAGTTCACTCAGCTCCAACAGCAATGTGATCAATGAGGCAGCCGAGATTGAAACCTCAACCGAGGAACGCAAAAGGAAATCCCACAAAACAAAGCGTGCTCCACCAGTGCCAGCGCCAAATCTGATTACAGGTGGTTACAAGGCTGCTGGTGGCTCTGGACGTGGCGGCAATATTGTGTGCAACAATGGACATGTGAATCGATTGCATCATCAGCACACCAAGAAACCAAC CGACCTTGTTGGCgcagctgctgtggctgccGCAGGAGATGGCGATATATTGACACGGGTGGCGATACCGCGATCAGGAAGCTTCCTCAACACGGGCGGCTTAACTCGCTACAAGTCTCGAGCGGCACGGCGAACCAATTCCGGCAAGTTGGGCGGCGGCGGAGG TGGTGCTGGCCC GTTTGGTTTGGTTGATTGGCATCGTTTGAATTGTGCTTCTAGTTCCCCACTTGGTTTCAGTGAACTGTTCAATGAATTTCGACTGCACGAGAATCTGCACTCCTTAGACGACATACTATATGCCATTATCGATGCCGACGGCATGTCCTTCAACGACCTAAAGCCGATCTACAAAGAGTTTCTCCTCAAGCTTGCCGTGACACTTACCCAGGACGAGCTCTTTCAACGCTCCAAGAACATTATGCGACGacagaagaaaaagaagcagaAACGCAAAGCCAGCGTAAGTGGATCACAG AAGAAACCGAAGAGCATTTTCTTTGGCACCAAGAGTTTGAAGAAAGTTTTCCAACTTGGCCAGTTCAGTAGCTGTCGCGGCAAGTTGGCCAAGCCGTCAAAGGAGACACCTGCGCCTGTTGAGAGCTCCAACAAGCGCAGGCTGACGCCCCCTATAATCATTGGACCACCGACGAGTCAAAgtcatcaacagcaacaacgcaaTCGGGCTGCCACAAGTGGTTCCGATGTTTCCGTGGTGCGCAATGAACATGCGCTCCAGGGGATCCATAGGAACAGCAGCAGTGG CTACGTCTCCTGCTCCGAGTGCAGCTATGACTCTGAATCCTGCACCTGTGCCTCGGCAGATCGCTGTTATTGCAGTCTGCGCACGGAGCATCTGAATCACAAACTGAGGCAGAAGAATGAACGCAATATGGCCATGGTCAAAGCCCGTAAACCAACCGTCGGAGtcggagctggagctggagctggcaATCGACATTCTTTGATTTCCTGCAAATCGGATGAGAAATGTTACTGCTCCATGGTGGAAGAGGAACCGAACAGCACTCTGGAGCACGACTCGGCCAATTCGCACTCTGACACAACGACCTGGTGCGATACGGACAGTTGTGTGAGTGCCAGCAAATGTTACTGCAAGCGGACTCATCGCAGGCAGAGAGCAAATGCAGGAGCAACTGTCAGCGAGGATTCCCTGAATCAACAGCATAGATCGCGGGCGGCTACGAGGAAGGCAAAGCCCACAGAGAAACTGGGTCTGGACTATGAACTCTTTACGATTGGGGGCAACAGCAAACCAGTTCAGCCTCATGAGGCACTCAGTGTGAAGAAGAGCGTCGAGGCGGCAGCTGTGTTTGCGGACATGAAACTGAGCCAGACGACGGACATCAAGAGCCTCTGTCCACCTGTGCAAAAGCCAGGCATGAGATCGATTAATGGGAACGCCAGTTGCCATTCCAATGGATCCTCACGACGTTCCTTGTATCGCACCAGGGAATCCTTGAGCACAGATCGTCTGGGCAATGGCAATGTCAATGCCATGATCATGCCACTTCACATGAGCTCCAGTGGCGCCTCCCACAAGTCCTGCAGTGCCGACGATCTGCTGATCAACATCAAGGCCCTCGAGAAGGCCGCCTCCATCCGCAGCAATGTGAGCAAGAGTCGCATGGCCAGCTATCAATCGATGCGTGCCGTGAGCGCTTCTCTCGAGGATTCGCTGGGGTATTTGCCAtag
- the LOC117790922 gene encoding uncharacterized protein LOC117790922 isoform X2, with amino-acid sequence MVTSCKLDSQSVVAVPKMNSVRTRKPASSNSNSSGFRLLDGDQLENNSSVSRNSIYKLKIDLMFDDSRSMRSNRLDDPRGSHRTRSIIMYGRSELASTTGDNARSLSSFLQESSESAKVLAEAAKNDVQRISNSVQAQIEQLFTDVAKDATNSFDVTCLGSLPLKDKVTSLQGLQEPLRQLYLDEVTKKKLKSGFLDICATGLRVKINAMSNNKVNEEENESSITPFHNIAVWSAVKFVISESDGGAAFLPLITDPDNIDKTALFQPLSAIEQLAVEQSEHIHAPIFAVVMRSASAPKILECHGFICKSTEDAIVIAATLYQSLMAHVSTNSHRSTKRRTPRQQNGVSCISIASSSALTSSNYLSRSQIAPSLNGRRSSFRSSSGGTGSLAGMSPKHMGLGGSTPSRSTRKKRVSSSSLSSNSNVINEAAEIETSTEERKRKSHKTKRAPPVPAPNLITGGYKAAGGSGRGGNIVCNNGHVNRLHHQHTKKPTDLVGAAAVAAAGDGDILTRVAIPRSGSFLNTGGLTRYKSRAARRTNSGKLGGGGGGAGPSPLGFSELFNEFRLHENLHSLDDILYAIIDADGMSFNDLKPIYKEFLLKLAVTLTQDELFQRSKNIMRRQKKKKQKRKASVSGSQKKPKSIFFGTKSLKKVFQLGQFSSCRGKLAKPSKETPAPVESSNKRRLTPPIIIGPPTSQSHQQQQRNRAATSGSDVSVVRNEHALQGIHRNSSSGYVSCSECSYDSESCTCASADRCYCSLRTEHLNHKLRQKNERNMAMVKARKPTVGVGAGAGAGNRHSLISCKSDEKCYCSMVEEEPNSTLEHDSANSHSDTTTWCDTDSCVSASKCYCKRTHRRQRANAGATVSEDSLNQQHRSRAATRKAKPTEKLGLDYELFTIGGNSKPVQPHEALSVKKSVEAAAVFADMKLSQTTDIKSLCPPVQKPGMRSINGNASCHSNGSSRRSLYRTRESLSTDRLGNGNVNAMIMPLHMSSSGASHKSCSADDLLINIKALEKAASIRSNVSKSRMASYQSMRAVSASLEDSLGYLP; translated from the exons ATGGTAACCTCCTGCAAACTCGACTCCCAATCAGTTGTGGCAGTTCCAAAAATGAATTCGGTGCGAACCCGTAAACCAGCCAGCAGTAACAGCAACTCATCCGGCTTTCGGCTACTGGACGGCGATCAGCTCGAGAATAATTCGAGTGTCAGTCGAAATTCGATATACAAACTAAAGATCGATCTTATGTTTGACGATTCCAG ATCAATGCGTAGCAACCGCCTCGACGATCCCCGAGGATCGCATCGCACGCGTTCCATCATCATGTATGGACGTAGTGAGCTGGCCAGCACCACCGGCGACAATGCACGATCGCTGAGCAGTTTCCTGCAGGAGTCCAGTGAGTCGGCCAAGGTGCTGGCCGAGGCGGCCAAGAACGATGTGCAACGCATTAGCAACAGTGTGCAGGCTCAGATCGAGCAGCTCTTCACAGACGTGGCCAAGGATGCAACAAATAGTTTCGATGTCACCTGCCTGGGTAGCTTGCCCTTGAAGGACAAGGTGACCAGTCTACAAGGATTGCAGGAGCCACTGCGTCAACTCTATCTCGATGAGGTGACCAAAAAG AAATTAAAGTCGGGATTTTTGGATATATGTGCAACGGGATTACGCGTCAAAATCAACGCCATGTCGAACAACAAAGTGAATGAGGAAGAGAATGAATCGAGCATAACGCCATTTCATAATATTGCCGTATGGTCAGCGGTTAAGTTTGTCATCTCCGAGTCGGATGGAGGAGCGGCATTTCTGCCATTGATAACAGATCCCGACAACATAGACAAGACTGCCTTGTTCCAGCCATTGAG CGCCATTGAGCAGCTGGCTGTGGAGCAGAGTGAGCACATCCATGCACCGATCTTTGCCGTGGTCATGCGTTCGGCGAGTGCTCCAAAGATTCTCGAGTGCCACGGCTTCATCTGCAAGAGCACCGAGGATGCCATTGTCATTGCAGCCACTCTCTATCAGAGTCTGATGGCCCATGTCAGCACCAATTCACATCGCAGCACCAAGAGACGCACACCACGTCAGCAGAATGGTGTCAGCTGCATCAGCATTGCCAGCAGCTCTGCACTGACCAGCTCCAACTATTTATCCCGCTCCCAAATCGCACCCAGTCTCAATGGCAGACGGAGTTCCtttcgcagcagcagcggtggAACGGGCAGCTTGGCGGGCATGAGTCCCAAGCATATGGGTCTGGGTGGATCAACGCCATCGAGATCGACCCGAAAGAAGCGTGTGTCGAGCAGTTCACTCAGCTCCAACAGCAATGTGATCAATGAGGCAGCCGAGATTGAAACCTCAACCGAGGAACGCAAAAGGAAATCCCACAAAACAAAGCGTGCTCCACCAGTGCCAGCGCCAAATCTGATTACAGGTGGTTACAAGGCTGCTGGTGGCTCTGGACGTGGCGGCAATATTGTGTGCAACAATGGACATGTGAATCGATTGCATCATCAGCACACCAAGAAACCAAC CGACCTTGTTGGCgcagctgctgtggctgccGCAGGAGATGGCGATATATTGACACGGGTGGCGATACCGCGATCAGGAAGCTTCCTCAACACGGGCGGCTTAACTCGCTACAAGTCTCGAGCGGCACGGCGAACCAATTCCGGCAAGTTGGGCGGCGGCGGAGG TGGTGCTGGCCC TTCCCCACTTGGTTTCAGTGAACTGTTCAATGAATTTCGACTGCACGAGAATCTGCACTCCTTAGACGACATACTATATGCCATTATCGATGCCGACGGCATGTCCTTCAACGACCTAAAGCCGATCTACAAAGAGTTTCTCCTCAAGCTTGCCGTGACACTTACCCAGGACGAGCTCTTTCAACGCTCCAAGAACATTATGCGACGacagaagaaaaagaagcagaAACGCAAAGCCAGCGTAAGTGGATCACAG AAGAAACCGAAGAGCATTTTCTTTGGCACCAAGAGTTTGAAGAAAGTTTTCCAACTTGGCCAGTTCAGTAGCTGTCGCGGCAAGTTGGCCAAGCCGTCAAAGGAGACACCTGCGCCTGTTGAGAGCTCCAACAAGCGCAGGCTGACGCCCCCTATAATCATTGGACCACCGACGAGTCAAAgtcatcaacagcaacaacgcaaTCGGGCTGCCACAAGTGGTTCCGATGTTTCCGTGGTGCGCAATGAACATGCGCTCCAGGGGATCCATAGGAACAGCAGCAGTGG CTACGTCTCCTGCTCCGAGTGCAGCTATGACTCTGAATCCTGCACCTGTGCCTCGGCAGATCGCTGTTATTGCAGTCTGCGCACGGAGCATCTGAATCACAAACTGAGGCAGAAGAATGAACGCAATATGGCCATGGTCAAAGCCCGTAAACCAACCGTCGGAGtcggagctggagctggagctggcaATCGACATTCTTTGATTTCCTGCAAATCGGATGAGAAATGTTACTGCTCCATGGTGGAAGAGGAACCGAACAGCACTCTGGAGCACGACTCGGCCAATTCGCACTCTGACACAACGACCTGGTGCGATACGGACAGTTGTGTGAGTGCCAGCAAATGTTACTGCAAGCGGACTCATCGCAGGCAGAGAGCAAATGCAGGAGCAACTGTCAGCGAGGATTCCCTGAATCAACAGCATAGATCGCGGGCGGCTACGAGGAAGGCAAAGCCCACAGAGAAACTGGGTCTGGACTATGAACTCTTTACGATTGGGGGCAACAGCAAACCAGTTCAGCCTCATGAGGCACTCAGTGTGAAGAAGAGCGTCGAGGCGGCAGCTGTGTTTGCGGACATGAAACTGAGCCAGACGACGGACATCAAGAGCCTCTGTCCACCTGTGCAAAAGCCAGGCATGAGATCGATTAATGGGAACGCCAGTTGCCATTCCAATGGATCCTCACGACGTTCCTTGTATCGCACCAGGGAATCCTTGAGCACAGATCGTCTGGGCAATGGCAATGTCAATGCCATGATCATGCCACTTCACATGAGCTCCAGTGGCGCCTCCCACAAGTCCTGCAGTGCCGACGATCTGCTGATCAACATCAAGGCCCTCGAGAAGGCCGCCTCCATCCGCAGCAATGTGAGCAAGAGTCGCATGGCCAGCTATCAATCGATGCGTGCCGTGAGCGCTTCTCTCGAGGATTCGCTGGGGTATTTGCCAtag
- the LOC117790922 gene encoding uncharacterized protein LOC117790922 isoform X3 has protein sequence MVTSCKLDSQSVVAVPKMNSVRTRKPASSNSNSSGFRLLDGDQLENNSSVSRNSIYKLKIDLMFDDSRSMRSNRLDDPRGSHRTRSIIMYGRSELASTTGDNARSLSSFLQESSESAKVLAEAAKNDVQRISNSVQAQIEQLFTDVAKDATNSFDVTCLGSLPLKDKVTSLQGLQEPLRQLYLDEVTKKKLKSGFLDICATGLRVKINAMSNNKVNEEENESSITPFHNIAVWSAVKFVISESDGGAAFLPLITDPDNIDKTALFQPLSAIEQLAVEQSEHIHAPIFAVVMRSASAPKILECHGFICKSTEDAIVIAATLYQSLMAHVSTNSHRSTKRRTPRQQNGVSCISIASSSALTSSNYLSRSQIAPSLNGRRSSFRSSSGGTGSLAGMSPKHMGLGGSTPSRSTRKKRVSSSSLSSNSNVINEAAEIETSTEERKRKSHKTKRAPPVPAPNLITGGYKAAGGSGRGGNIVCNNGHVNRLHHQHTKKPTDLVGAAAVAAAGDGDILTRVAIPRSGSFLNTGGLTRYKSRAARRTNSGKLGGGGGGAGPELFNEFRLHENLHSLDDILYAIIDADGMSFNDLKPIYKEFLLKLAVTLTQDELFQRSKNIMRRQKKKKQKRKASVSGSQKPKSIFFGTKSLKKVFQLGQFSSCRGKLAKPSKETPAPVESSNKRRLTPPIIIGPPTSQSHQQQQRNRAATSGSDVSVVRNEHALQGIHRNSSSGYVSCSECSYDSESCTCASADRCYCSLRTEHLNHKLRQKNERNMAMVKARKPTVGVGAGAGAGNRHSLISCKSDEKCYCSMVEEEPNSTLEHDSANSHSDTTTWCDTDSCVSASKCYCKRTHRRQRANAGATVSEDSLNQQHRSRAATRKAKPTEKLGLDYELFTIGGNSKPVQPHEALSVKKSVEAAAVFADMKLSQTTDIKSLCPPVQKPGMRSINGNASCHSNGSSRRSLYRTRESLSTDRLGNGNVNAMIMPLHMSSSGASHKSCSADDLLINIKALEKAASIRSNVSKSRMASYQSMRAVSASLEDSLGYLP, from the exons ATGGTAACCTCCTGCAAACTCGACTCCCAATCAGTTGTGGCAGTTCCAAAAATGAATTCGGTGCGAACCCGTAAACCAGCCAGCAGTAACAGCAACTCATCCGGCTTTCGGCTACTGGACGGCGATCAGCTCGAGAATAATTCGAGTGTCAGTCGAAATTCGATATACAAACTAAAGATCGATCTTATGTTTGACGATTCCAG ATCAATGCGTAGCAACCGCCTCGACGATCCCCGAGGATCGCATCGCACGCGTTCCATCATCATGTATGGACGTAGTGAGCTGGCCAGCACCACCGGCGACAATGCACGATCGCTGAGCAGTTTCCTGCAGGAGTCCAGTGAGTCGGCCAAGGTGCTGGCCGAGGCGGCCAAGAACGATGTGCAACGCATTAGCAACAGTGTGCAGGCTCAGATCGAGCAGCTCTTCACAGACGTGGCCAAGGATGCAACAAATAGTTTCGATGTCACCTGCCTGGGTAGCTTGCCCTTGAAGGACAAGGTGACCAGTCTACAAGGATTGCAGGAGCCACTGCGTCAACTCTATCTCGATGAGGTGACCAAAAAG AAATTAAAGTCGGGATTTTTGGATATATGTGCAACGGGATTACGCGTCAAAATCAACGCCATGTCGAACAACAAAGTGAATGAGGAAGAGAATGAATCGAGCATAACGCCATTTCATAATATTGCCGTATGGTCAGCGGTTAAGTTTGTCATCTCCGAGTCGGATGGAGGAGCGGCATTTCTGCCATTGATAACAGATCCCGACAACATAGACAAGACTGCCTTGTTCCAGCCATTGAG CGCCATTGAGCAGCTGGCTGTGGAGCAGAGTGAGCACATCCATGCACCGATCTTTGCCGTGGTCATGCGTTCGGCGAGTGCTCCAAAGATTCTCGAGTGCCACGGCTTCATCTGCAAGAGCACCGAGGATGCCATTGTCATTGCAGCCACTCTCTATCAGAGTCTGATGGCCCATGTCAGCACCAATTCACATCGCAGCACCAAGAGACGCACACCACGTCAGCAGAATGGTGTCAGCTGCATCAGCATTGCCAGCAGCTCTGCACTGACCAGCTCCAACTATTTATCCCGCTCCCAAATCGCACCCAGTCTCAATGGCAGACGGAGTTCCtttcgcagcagcagcggtggAACGGGCAGCTTGGCGGGCATGAGTCCCAAGCATATGGGTCTGGGTGGATCAACGCCATCGAGATCGACCCGAAAGAAGCGTGTGTCGAGCAGTTCACTCAGCTCCAACAGCAATGTGATCAATGAGGCAGCCGAGATTGAAACCTCAACCGAGGAACGCAAAAGGAAATCCCACAAAACAAAGCGTGCTCCACCAGTGCCAGCGCCAAATCTGATTACAGGTGGTTACAAGGCTGCTGGTGGCTCTGGACGTGGCGGCAATATTGTGTGCAACAATGGACATGTGAATCGATTGCATCATCAGCACACCAAGAAACCAAC CGACCTTGTTGGCgcagctgctgtggctgccGCAGGAGATGGCGATATATTGACACGGGTGGCGATACCGCGATCAGGAAGCTTCCTCAACACGGGCGGCTTAACTCGCTACAAGTCTCGAGCGGCACGGCGAACCAATTCCGGCAAGTTGGGCGGCGGCGGAGG TGGTGCTGGCCC TGAACTGTTCAATGAATTTCGACTGCACGAGAATCTGCACTCCTTAGACGACATACTATATGCCATTATCGATGCCGACGGCATGTCCTTCAACGACCTAAAGCCGATCTACAAAGAGTTTCTCCTCAAGCTTGCCGTGACACTTACCCAGGACGAGCTCTTTCAACGCTCCAAGAACATTATGCGACGacagaagaaaaagaagcagaAACGCAAAGCCAGCGTAAGTGGATCACAG AAACCGAAGAGCATTTTCTTTGGCACCAAGAGTTTGAAGAAAGTTTTCCAACTTGGCCAGTTCAGTAGCTGTCGCGGCAAGTTGGCCAAGCCGTCAAAGGAGACACCTGCGCCTGTTGAGAGCTCCAACAAGCGCAGGCTGACGCCCCCTATAATCATTGGACCACCGACGAGTCAAAgtcatcaacagcaacaacgcaaTCGGGCTGCCACAAGTGGTTCCGATGTTTCCGTGGTGCGCAATGAACATGCGCTCCAGGGGATCCATAGGAACAGCAGCAGTGG CTACGTCTCCTGCTCCGAGTGCAGCTATGACTCTGAATCCTGCACCTGTGCCTCGGCAGATCGCTGTTATTGCAGTCTGCGCACGGAGCATCTGAATCACAAACTGAGGCAGAAGAATGAACGCAATATGGCCATGGTCAAAGCCCGTAAACCAACCGTCGGAGtcggagctggagctggagctggcaATCGACATTCTTTGATTTCCTGCAAATCGGATGAGAAATGTTACTGCTCCATGGTGGAAGAGGAACCGAACAGCACTCTGGAGCACGACTCGGCCAATTCGCACTCTGACACAACGACCTGGTGCGATACGGACAGTTGTGTGAGTGCCAGCAAATGTTACTGCAAGCGGACTCATCGCAGGCAGAGAGCAAATGCAGGAGCAACTGTCAGCGAGGATTCCCTGAATCAACAGCATAGATCGCGGGCGGCTACGAGGAAGGCAAAGCCCACAGAGAAACTGGGTCTGGACTATGAACTCTTTACGATTGGGGGCAACAGCAAACCAGTTCAGCCTCATGAGGCACTCAGTGTGAAGAAGAGCGTCGAGGCGGCAGCTGTGTTTGCGGACATGAAACTGAGCCAGACGACGGACATCAAGAGCCTCTGTCCACCTGTGCAAAAGCCAGGCATGAGATCGATTAATGGGAACGCCAGTTGCCATTCCAATGGATCCTCACGACGTTCCTTGTATCGCACCAGGGAATCCTTGAGCACAGATCGTCTGGGCAATGGCAATGTCAATGCCATGATCATGCCACTTCACATGAGCTCCAGTGGCGCCTCCCACAAGTCCTGCAGTGCCGACGATCTGCTGATCAACATCAAGGCCCTCGAGAAGGCCGCCTCCATCCGCAGCAATGTGAGCAAGAGTCGCATGGCCAGCTATCAATCGATGCGTGCCGTGAGCGCTTCTCTCGAGGATTCGCTGGGGTATTTGCCAtag